In one window of Burkholderia cenocepacia DNA:
- a CDS encoding Gp138 family membrane-puncturing spike protein, with the protein MDRRERVGDPEVALREAFDGVRAGIWTALPGIIQSFESSADRPPTCSVQPAIKAQVRGIDGTIQSVALPLLVDCPVQFPAGGNCTLTFPVARGDECLVVFASRCIDAWWQSGGVQEQAELRMHDLSDGFVLLGFRSRPRALAGVSGSSTQLRSDDGATYIDLNPTLQKVKIVAPGGFDVVAPLSTFSAAVTITGLLTFVGGMVGSAASGAAAVFNGILNVIGQITANGKRVDDTHTHPDAQGGNTGPVN; encoded by the coding sequence ATGGATAGACGTGAAAGGGTAGGCGACCCGGAGGTTGCCCTGCGTGAAGCGTTCGACGGCGTGCGCGCGGGCATCTGGACAGCTTTGCCCGGCATCATCCAGTCGTTCGAAAGCTCGGCCGACCGGCCGCCGACCTGCAGCGTCCAGCCGGCCATCAAGGCGCAGGTGCGCGGCATCGACGGAACGATCCAGAGCGTCGCGCTTCCGCTCCTGGTCGACTGCCCGGTCCAGTTCCCCGCTGGAGGAAATTGTACGTTGACGTTCCCGGTAGCGCGCGGTGACGAGTGCCTCGTCGTGTTCGCCTCGCGCTGCATAGACGCCTGGTGGCAGTCGGGCGGCGTGCAGGAGCAGGCGGAGCTGCGCATGCACGATCTGTCGGATGGATTCGTGCTGCTCGGCTTTCGATCGCGGCCGCGCGCTCTCGCTGGCGTCAGCGGCAGTTCGACGCAGCTGCGCAGCGACGACGGCGCGACGTACATCGACCTGAACCCGACGCTGCAGAAGGTCAAGATCGTCGCGCCGGGCGGCTTCGATGTCGTCGCGCCGCTGTCGACGTTCTCGGCGGCCGTGACGATCACCGGGCTGCTGACGTTCGTCGGTGGCATGGTCGGCAGCGCGGCGAGCGGTGCCGCCGCGGTGTTCAACGGCATCCTCAACGTGATCGGCCAGATCACGGCGAACGGCAAACGCGTCGACGACACGCATACGCACCCGGATGCGCAGGGCGGCAACACCGGCCCAGTCAACTGA
- a CDS encoding DUF2612 domain-containing protein translates to MADLTEYTGLITSEHSDKPRFMATVSALVQSLVDQMNLIESMPGKFDLDVAVGDQLDTVGLWVGVSRKIRTPLTGIYFSFDIAGLGFDQGTWKGPFDPDTGLTVLDDDTYRLVIRAKIGANHWDGTLEQSAAILNSIFDADTHVFIEDHQDMSMTIGIAGKVPPATFLALLSGGYIPLKPEGVRVNYTIVTTVDGSPLFGFDMSNQLVSGFDVGAWSRPV, encoded by the coding sequence ATGGCTGACCTTACCGAATACACCGGGCTGATCACGTCCGAGCACAGCGACAAGCCGCGGTTCATGGCGACAGTCAGCGCGCTTGTGCAGTCTCTCGTCGACCAGATGAACCTGATCGAGAGCATGCCCGGCAAGTTCGACCTGGACGTCGCCGTTGGTGACCAGCTCGATACGGTCGGTTTGTGGGTCGGCGTGTCGCGGAAGATTCGCACGCCACTGACGGGCATCTATTTCTCGTTCGATATCGCGGGCCTTGGCTTCGATCAAGGCACTTGGAAGGGGCCGTTCGACCCAGATACGGGGCTCACGGTGCTCGACGACGACACGTACCGACTGGTCATCCGCGCGAAGATCGGCGCGAACCACTGGGACGGGACGCTCGAGCAGAGTGCTGCGATCCTGAACAGCATCTTCGATGCGGACACGCACGTGTTCATTGAGGACCACCAAGACATGTCGATGACAATCGGCATCGCCGGAAAGGTGCCGCCGGCGACGTTCCTCGCACTGCTTTCCGGCGGATACATCCCCCTGAAGCCCGAGGGTGTTCGGGTTAACTACACGATCGTCACGACCGTCGACGGATCGCCCCTGTTTGGATTCGACATGAGCAATCAGCTCGTGTCCGGGTTCGACGTCGGAGCCTGGAGCAGGCCCGTCTAA
- a CDS encoding phage protein translates to MSVQQFGRKVSLIIGFDSGEALDLSELRIVFRVQRGDLQTPNSARIRVYNVSTTTARRAQKEFTRVVLQAGYEGSYGIIFDGQIKQVRRGRESQTDTFLDITAADGDSAYNFAVVNTTLAAGSTPADHVAAACTAMNQYGVQQGYLPELPSNPLPRGKVMFGMARDFMRWTARTTQTVWSIQDGKVVLVPETAYMPGDIPVITSDTGMVGLPQQTANGIEVKMLLNPSVKIGRLICLDNASIQQYEYSLNVGQQAENERIEMQAKLQDDGFYYVMLAEVSGDTRGEEWYTNVTCLAADVTVLPDSFRDKAAVPSADVIKRFG, encoded by the coding sequence ATGAGCGTTCAGCAGTTCGGCCGGAAGGTATCGCTGATCATCGGCTTTGACAGTGGCGAAGCGCTCGACCTGTCCGAGCTTCGGATTGTGTTCCGCGTGCAGCGAGGCGACCTGCAGACGCCGAACTCGGCGCGGATTCGCGTGTACAACGTGTCGACGACCACGGCCCGGCGCGCACAGAAGGAATTCACGCGCGTTGTGCTGCAGGCCGGCTACGAAGGCAGCTACGGGATCATATTCGACGGCCAGATCAAGCAGGTGCGGCGCGGGCGCGAAAGCCAGACTGACACGTTCCTCGACATCACGGCAGCGGATGGCGACTCGGCGTACAACTTCGCCGTGGTCAACACGACGCTCGCGGCCGGTTCAACGCCGGCCGACCACGTGGCGGCCGCGTGTACTGCGATGAACCAGTATGGCGTGCAGCAGGGCTATCTGCCCGAACTGCCGTCGAACCCACTGCCCCGAGGCAAGGTGATGTTCGGCATGGCGCGGGACTTCATGAGATGGACCGCACGGACCACTCAGACCGTCTGGAGCATCCAGGACGGTAAGGTCGTGCTGGTGCCGGAGACCGCGTACATGCCCGGCGACATTCCGGTGATCACGTCGGATACCGGCATGGTCGGTCTGCCGCAGCAGACCGCGAACGGCATCGAGGTGAAGATGCTGCTGAACCCGAGCGTGAAGATCGGCCGACTAATCTGTCTCGACAACGCGAGTATCCAGCAGTACGAATACAGCCTGAACGTTGGCCAGCAGGCCGAGAACGAGCGGATCGAGATGCAGGCGAAGCTGCAGGACGACGGCTTCTACTACGTGATGCTCGCGGAAGTCAGTGGCGATACGCGCGGCGAAGAGTGGTACACGAACGTGACCTGCCTCGCGGCCGATGTCACCGTGCTACCCGATTCGTTCAGGGACAAGGCGGCGGTGCCGTCCGCCGACGTGATCAAGCGGTTCGGCTAA
- a CDS encoding phage baseplate plug protein, whose product MPSFFEIPFSPRPERFTVTLSGTDFRLTVQYRKAGGAGWVLDVADAQDNPLVSGLPLVTGIDLLGQYKHLGFQGRLWVQGAADPDDVPTYEDLGIGSHVFWVTDQ is encoded by the coding sequence ATGCCGAGCTTCTTCGAGATTCCCTTTTCCCCGCGCCCGGAGCGCTTCACCGTGACGTTGAGCGGGACCGACTTCCGCCTGACCGTCCAGTACCGCAAGGCCGGCGGCGCGGGGTGGGTGCTCGACGTCGCGGACGCGCAGGACAACCCGCTGGTGTCCGGCCTGCCGTTGGTGACTGGCATTGACCTGCTCGGCCAGTACAAGCACCTGGGGTTCCAAGGGCGGCTGTGGGTGCAGGGCGCCGCTGATCCAGACGACGTTCCGACGTACGAGGATCTCGGTATCGGATCGCATGTTTTCTGGGTGACGGATCAATGA
- a CDS encoding baseplate J/gp47 family protein: MTITTLAPTIDANGITAPTYADVLAFLQDQYRSIYGADTYLEPDSQDGQLLGVFAKAISDVNSVAIAIYRSFSPATAQGDALSSNVKINGIARKVASYSSADLVLVGQAGKTITNGAAKDANGVQWMLPATVTIPPSGSITVTATCATIGDISARAGTINQIATPALGWQSVTNPADAAEGAPVESDAVLRQRQTVSTALPSLTVLDGIIGAVANVPGVTRYAAYENDTSATDANGIPSHSISLVVEGGDATAIANAIAAKKTPGAGTFGTTSIVVADIYGRPITINFFRPASAPTAATVTIKALTGYTSQTGQQIQQAVSDYINGVQIGGGLSGSVEWGDALTAANSVGGGVTFKLSGLTLTGPRGAGTPDVALLFNEAASCAPANVTLVVT, from the coding sequence GTGACTATCACGACCCTCGCACCCACCATCGACGCGAACGGCATCACCGCGCCGACGTACGCTGACGTGCTCGCGTTCCTGCAGGATCAGTACCGCTCGATCTACGGCGCCGACACATACCTGGAACCGGACAGCCAAGACGGTCAACTGCTCGGCGTGTTCGCGAAGGCGATCAGCGATGTCAACTCGGTTGCGATCGCGATCTACCGGTCGTTCAGCCCCGCGACGGCGCAGGGCGACGCGCTGTCGAGCAACGTCAAGATCAACGGCATCGCGCGCAAGGTCGCGTCGTACTCGAGCGCCGACCTAGTACTGGTCGGGCAGGCTGGCAAGACGATCACGAACGGCGCGGCGAAGGACGCGAACGGTGTGCAATGGATGCTGCCGGCAACGGTGACGATTCCGCCGAGCGGCTCGATCACGGTCACGGCCACATGCGCGACGATCGGCGACATCTCAGCGCGCGCAGGCACGATCAACCAGATCGCGACGCCGGCGCTTGGCTGGCAGTCGGTGACGAACCCGGCCGATGCGGCCGAGGGTGCTCCAGTCGAATCCGACGCAGTGCTGCGTCAGCGGCAGACGGTGTCGACTGCACTACCATCGCTCACGGTACTCGACGGCATCATCGGCGCTGTCGCGAACGTTCCGGGCGTCACCCGGTATGCCGCCTACGAAAACGACACGAGCGCGACCGACGCCAACGGTATTCCGTCGCACTCGATTTCGCTCGTCGTCGAGGGTGGGGACGCGACAGCGATCGCGAACGCCATCGCGGCGAAGAAGACCCCGGGCGCTGGCACGTTCGGCACGACGTCGATCGTCGTCGCGGACATCTACGGCCGGCCGATCACGATCAATTTCTTCCGGCCGGCGTCCGCTCCGACTGCGGCTACCGTAACGATCAAGGCGCTCACCGGCTACACCAGTCAGACGGGCCAGCAGATCCAACAGGCCGTGTCGGACTACATCAACGGCGTGCAGATCGGCGGCGGACTATCTGGTAGTGTCGAATGGGGTGACGCCCTGACCGCAGCGAACAGCGTCGGCGGTGGGGTGACGTTCAAGCTGTCTGGGCTAACGCTCACTGGGCCGCGTGGAGCCGGCACGCCGGATGTCGCGCTGCTGTTCAACGAAGCGGCGTCGTGCGCGCCTGCGAACGTGACGCTGGTGGTGACCTGA
- a CDS encoding flagellar protein FlgJ, translating into MADSVVIREFLVALGFKVDEKGLKNFKEGVEGTTKGVKQLIATVSGAALTVSAGVAAFASKLERLYFVSQRTGASATNLRGFEFAARNMGVSAEAATGTIENLARFLRNNPAGEGYLATLGVQTRNANGELRDTVDIMSDLGKSLANEPTWLASQYGNILGIDENLMLAMRNGDFEKLLAQYREMSKSTGLDKAADDSHRFMTQLRGLGTSFENLGIRVEGAMLQKIGPQLERFQRWMDEHGDEIANRVTDIANAVVKAAAAMGPPLAWLADKFVELDHGTNGWSTKILLLGVALNALGVFRIAGGIWKMVAALRAAGTATTAASAAGGGLLSVLGSLATAVAAVGAAFAGWKIGDAVRDKVDGLITQLSGGKYRSLWDVLTGKDRRGLEATGGYTQEEIDSVKDGGGAKLTPPRAEQQSTPAQPGEKRSVPASQTTGPQNPTTRPTSAPASWTERVAAPGDGGLVGRLGQLADTAFGKLIARGEGDYNSVNRGARGGYRAGTENLEGMTLAQVMAAQRAGQFNAAGRYQIIGSTLAEAARGLKLNGSEMFDRKLQDRIFEQYLVRNKRRAIADYVEGRSDDLRGALRAASREWASVADPDTGRSYYAGKGNNRASITAAEMAAALRNTRATYQPPAALVAQPAARGGEAKVELHQSTQIHVTGASDPSAAGRAVEREQRAVNADMVRNLQGVIA; encoded by the coding sequence ATGGCTGATTCGGTCGTCATCCGCGAGTTCCTGGTCGCGCTCGGCTTCAAGGTCGACGAGAAGGGCCTGAAGAACTTCAAGGAAGGCGTCGAAGGGACGACAAAGGGCGTCAAGCAGCTGATCGCCACGGTGTCCGGCGCCGCGCTCACCGTGAGCGCCGGCGTCGCGGCATTCGCGTCGAAGCTCGAGCGCCTGTACTTCGTGTCTCAGCGGACCGGCGCGTCGGCGACCAACCTGCGCGGCTTCGAATTCGCCGCACGGAACATGGGCGTCTCGGCGGAGGCGGCGACCGGCACGATCGAGAACCTTGCGCGCTTCCTGCGCAACAACCCGGCGGGCGAGGGCTATCTCGCGACGCTCGGCGTGCAGACGCGCAACGCAAACGGCGAGCTGCGCGACACGGTCGACATCATGTCCGACCTCGGGAAGTCGCTGGCGAACGAGCCAACGTGGCTCGCGAGCCAGTACGGCAACATTCTCGGTATCGACGAGAACCTGATGCTCGCTATGCGCAACGGGGACTTCGAGAAGCTCCTGGCGCAGTACCGCGAGATGTCGAAGTCGACCGGGCTGGACAAGGCGGCCGACGACTCGCATCGCTTCATGACGCAGCTGCGTGGCCTCGGCACGTCGTTTGAGAACCTTGGCATTCGCGTCGAGGGCGCGATGCTGCAGAAGATCGGCCCCCAGCTCGAACGGTTCCAGCGTTGGATGGATGAGCACGGCGATGAGATCGCGAACCGGGTCACGGACATCGCCAACGCGGTCGTGAAGGCGGCCGCGGCGATGGGGCCGCCGCTGGCATGGCTTGCGGACAAGTTCGTCGAGCTCGACCACGGTACGAACGGCTGGTCGACGAAAATCCTGCTGCTAGGTGTAGCACTGAATGCCCTCGGCGTGTTTCGGATCGCTGGCGGCATCTGGAAGATGGTCGCGGCACTGCGCGCGGCCGGCACGGCCACGACTGCCGCATCCGCAGCCGGTGGCGGATTGCTTTCCGTGCTTGGCAGCCTCGCGACGGCAGTGGCGGCCGTCGGAGCTGCGTTTGCAGGCTGGAAGATCGGCGACGCGGTGCGCGACAAGGTCGACGGCTTGATCACGCAATTGTCTGGCGGGAAGTACCGCTCGCTCTGGGACGTGCTGACCGGTAAGGATCGGCGTGGTTTGGAAGCGACCGGCGGCTACACGCAGGAGGAAATCGACAGCGTGAAGGACGGGGGCGGCGCGAAGCTGACACCGCCACGCGCTGAACAGCAGTCGACTCCCGCGCAGCCTGGCGAAAAACGTTCGGTACCGGCGTCGCAAACCACCGGTCCGCAGAATCCTACGACGCGGCCTACTTCGGCACCGGCGTCATGGACAGAGCGTGTTGCAGCTCCTGGCGACGGCGGTCTCGTTGGCCGTCTCGGTCAACTGGCCGACACAGCGTTCGGCAAGCTGATCGCGCGCGGAGAGGGAGACTACAACAGCGTGAACCGCGGCGCGCGCGGCGGTTACCGTGCCGGCACCGAGAACCTCGAGGGCATGACACTTGCGCAGGTCATGGCTGCGCAGCGCGCGGGACAGTTCAACGCGGCGGGCCGCTACCAGATCATCGGCAGCACATTGGCCGAGGCTGCGCGCGGGTTGAAGCTGAACGGGTCCGAGATGTTCGACCGGAAGCTGCAGGACCGGATCTTCGAGCAGTACCTCGTGCGCAACAAGCGTCGTGCGATCGCCGACTACGTCGAAGGGCGTAGCGACGACCTGCGCGGCGCTCTGCGCGCGGCGTCGCGCGAGTGGGCGAGCGTCGCAGACCCGGATACCGGACGCAGCTACTACGCGGGCAAGGGCAACAACCGTGCGAGCATCACGGCCGCTGAGATGGCGGCCGCGCTGCGAAATACTCGCGCGACTTACCAGCCGCCGGCGGCGCTGGTCGCACAACCGGCAGCGCGCGGTGGCGAGGCGAAGGTCGAACTGCACCAGTCCACGCAGATCCATGTGACTGGCGCTAGCGATCCTTCGGCGGCCGGCCGCGCGGTCGAGCGCGAGCAGCGGGCGGTGAATGCCGACATGGTCCGCAACCTGCAGGGGGTGATTGCATGA
- a CDS encoding phage baseplate protein has product MILDMIMISPKKIGSITVQVAIEEVYNDELTITEHPVEQGAQITDHAFKRQPDLSMRCGWSNADYEALLGAAEATFDGGGLPSAQYVNAIYSQLLALQQARSPVDVTTSRRTYQSMLLQGLRLTVDEKTSSALILTATLKQIRIVSTQVTKLPPRENQADPASTAETGNGGTKAAMPATPAPGGAVPPGSM; this is encoded by the coding sequence ATGATCCTCGACATGATCATGATCTCGCCGAAGAAGATCGGCAGCATCACGGTGCAGGTCGCGATCGAAGAGGTGTACAACGACGAGCTCACAATTACCGAGCATCCGGTTGAGCAAGGGGCGCAGATCACCGATCACGCTTTCAAGCGTCAGCCGGATCTCTCGATGCGGTGCGGCTGGAGCAACGCCGACTATGAAGCACTGCTCGGAGCGGCAGAGGCGACGTTCGACGGCGGCGGCCTCCCGTCGGCGCAGTACGTCAACGCGATCTACTCGCAGTTGCTGGCGCTGCAGCAGGCGCGCTCGCCGGTCGACGTCACGACCAGCCGCCGGACCTACCAGAGCATGCTTCTGCAGGGGCTGCGGCTCACGGTTGATGAGAAGACGTCGAGCGCGCTGATCCTGACGGCGACGCTCAAGCAGATCCGCATCGTGTCGACGCAGGTGACGAAGCTGCCGCCGCGCGAGAACCAAGCCGATCCCGCGTCGACGGCCGAGACGGGCAACGGGGGCACGAAGGCCGCCATGCCGGCGACGCCAGCGCCGGGCGGCGCGGTACCGCCGGGGAGTATGTGA